One window of the Piliocolobus tephrosceles isolate RC106 chromosome 17, ASM277652v3, whole genome shotgun sequence genome contains the following:
- the CDH16 gene encoding cadherin-16 isoform X1 — protein sequence MVPAWLWLLCVSVPQALPEAQPAELSVEIPENYGGNFPLYLTKLLLPREGAEGQIMLSGDSGKAAQGPFAMDPDSGFLLVTRALDREEQAEYQLQVTLETQDRRVLWGPQPVLVRVKDENDQVPQFSQAIYRAQLSQGTRPGIPFLFLEASDQDEPGTANSDLRFHILSQAPAQPSPDMFQLEPRQGALALSPKGSTSLDHALEKTYQLLVQVKDMGDQASGHQAIATVEVSIIENTWVPLEPIHLAENLKVLYPHHIAQVHWSGGDVHYRLESQPLGPFDVDAEGNLYVTRELDTEAQAEYVLQVWAQNSHGEDYAAPLELHVLVMDENDNVPVCPPRGPAVRIPELSPPGTEVTRLSAEDADAPGSPNSHIVYQLLSPESEDGVEGRAFQVDPTSGSVTLGALPLQAGQNILLLVLAMDLAGAEGGFSSTCEVEVEVTDINDHAPEFTTSQIGPISLPEDVEPGTLVAMLTATDADLEPAFRLMDFAIERGDTEGTFDLDWEPDSGRVGLRLCKNLSYEAAPSHKVVVVVRSVAELVGPGPGPGATATVTVLVERVMPPPKLDQERYEASVPISAPAGSLLLTIQSSDPISRSLRFSLVNDSEGWLCIEKVSGEVRTAQSLQGAQPGDTYTVLVEAQDTDEPRLSTSASLVIHFLKAPPVPALTPAPVPSRYLCTPRQDHGVIVRGPSKDSDLASGHGPYSFALGPNPTVQRDWRLQTLNGSHAYLTLALHWVEPREHIIPVVVSHNAQMWQLLVRVIVCRCNVEGQCMRKVGRMKGMPTKLSAVGILVGTLLAIGIFLILIFTHWTLSRKKDLDQPADSVPLKATV from the exons ATGGTCCCTGCCTGGCTGTGGCTGCTTTGcgtctctgtcccccag GCTCTCCCGGAGGCCCAGCCTGCAGAGCTTTCTGTGGAAATTCCAGAAAACTATGGTGGAAATTTCCCTTTATACCTGACCAAG CTGCTGCTGCCCCGTGAGGGGGCTGAAGGCCAGATCATGCTGTCAGGGGACTCAGGCAAGGCAGCTCAGGGCCCATTTGCTATGGATCCAGATTCTGGCTTCCTGCTGGTGACCAGGGCCCTGGACCGAGAGGAGCAGGCAGAGTACCAGCTACAG GTCACCCTGGAGACACAGGATAGACGTGTCTTGTGGGGTCCACAGCCTGTGCTTGTGCGTGTGAAGGACGAGAATGACCAGGTGCCCCAATTCTCTCAAGCCATCTACAGAGCTCAGCTGAGCCAGGGCACCAGGCCTG GtatccccttcctcttccttgaGGCTTCAGACCAGGATGAGCCAGGCACAGCCAACTCAGATCTTCGGTTCCACATCCTGAGCCAGGCTCCAGCCCAGCCTTCCCCAGACATGTTCCAGCTGGAGCCTCGGCAGGGGGCTCTGGCCCTCAGCCCCAAGG GGAGCACCAGCCTTGATCACGCACTGGAGAAGACCTACCAGCTGTTGGTACAGGTCAAGGACATGGGCGACCAGGCCTCAGGCCACCAGGCCATTGCCACTGTGGAAGTCTCCATCATAGAGAACACCTGGGTGCCCCTAGAGCCTATTCACCTAGCAGAGAATCTCAAAGTCCTATACCCGCACCACATTGCCCAG GTACACTGGAGTGGGGGTGATGTGCACTATCGCCTGGAGAGCCAACCCCTGGGACCGTTTGATGTGGATGCAGAGGGAAACCTCTACGTGACCAGAGAGCTGGACACAGaagcccaggctgag TATGTGCTCCAGGTGTGGGCTCAGAATTCCCATGGCGAGGATTATGCGGCCCCTCTGGAGCTGCACGTGCTGGTGATGGATGAGAATGACAACGTGCCTGTCTGCCCTCCACGTGGCCCCGCAGTCAGAATCCCTGAGCTCAGCCCCCCAG GTACTGAAGTGACTAGACTGTCAGCAGAGGACGCAGATGCCCCAGGCTCCCCTAATTCCCACATTGTGTATCAGCTCCTGAGCCCTGAGTCTGAGGATGGGGTAGAGGGGAGAGCCTTCCAGGTGGACCCCACTTCAGGCAGTGTGACACTGGGGGCGCTCCCACTCCAAGCTGGCCAGAACATCCTGCTTTTGGTGCTGGCCATGGACCTGGCAGGCGCAGAGGGTG GCTTCAGCAGCACATGTGAGGTCGAAGTCGAAGTCACAGACATCAATGATCACGCCCCTGAGTTCACCACTTCCCAG aTTGGGCCTATAAGCCTCCCTGAGGATGTGGAGCCCGGGACTCTGGTGGCCATGCTCACGGCCACTGATGCTGACCTCGAGCCTGCCTTCCGCCTCATGGATTTTGCCATTGAGAGGGGGGACACAGAAGGGACCTTTGACCTGGATTGGGAGCCAGACTCTGGGCGTGTTGGACTCAGACTCTGCAAG AACCTCAGCTATGAGGCAGCTCCAAGTCacaaggtggtggtggtggtgcggAGTGTGGCAGAGCTGGTGgggccaggcccaggccctgGAGCCACGGCCACGGTGACTGTGCTGGTGGAGAGAGTGATGCCACCCCCCAAGTTGGACCAGGAACGCTACGAGGCCAGTGTCCCCATCAGTGCCCCAGCTGGCTCCCTCCTGCTGACCATCCAGTCCTCCGACCCCATCAGCCGATCCCTCAG GTTCTCCCTAGTCAATGACTCAGAGGGCTGGCTCTGCATTGAGAAGGTCTCCGGGGAGGTGCGTACTGCCCAGTCCCTGCAGGGCGCCCAGCCTGGGGACACCTACACAGTGCTCGTGGAGGCCCAGGATACAG ATGAGCCGAGACTGAGCACCTCTGCGTCCCTGGTGATCCACTTCCTGAAGGCCCCTCCTGTTCCAGCCCTGACTCCCGCCCCTGTGCCCTCCCGATACCTCTGCACGCCCCGCCAGGACCATGGCGTGATCGTGAGAGGACCCAGCAAGGACTCCGATCTGGCCAGTGGACACGGTCCCTACAGCTTTGCCCTTGGCCCCAACCCCACGGTGCAACGGGATTGGCGCCTCCAGACTCTCAATG GTTCCCATGCCTACCTCACCTTGGCCCTGCACTGGGTGGAGCCGCGTGAACACATCATCCCCGTGGTGGTCAGCCACAATGCCCAGATGTGGCAGCTCCTGGTTCGAG tGATCGTGTGTCGCTGCAATGTGGAGGGGCAGTGCATGCGCAAGGTGGGCCGCATGAAGGGCATGCCCACGAAGCTGTCGGCAGTGGGCATCCTTGTAGGCACCCTGTTAGCAATAG GAATCTTCCTCATCCTCATCTTCACCCACTGGACCCTGTCAAGGAAGAAGGACCTGGATCAACCAGCAGACAGCGTGCCACTGAAGGCAACCGTGTGA
- the PDP2 gene encoding pyruvate dehydrogenase [acetyl-transferring]-phosphatase 2, mitochondrial isoform X2 — protein MSSTVSYWILNSTRNSIATLQGGRRLYSRYVSNRNKLKWRLFSRVPPTLNSSPCGGFTLIKAYRHTSTEEDDFHLQLSPEQINEVLRAGESAHKILDLESRVPNSVLRFESNQLAANSPVEDRRGVASCLQTNGLMFGIFDGHGGHACAQAVSERLFYYVAVSLMSHQTLEHMEGAMESMKPLLPILHWLKHPGDSIYKDVTSVHLDHLRVYWQELLDLHMEMGLSIEEALMYSFQRLDSDISLEIQAPLEDEVTRNLSLQVAFSGATACMAHVDGIHLHVANAGDCRAILGVQEDNGMWSCLPLTCDHNAWNQAELSRLKREHPESEDRTIIMEDRLLGVLIPCRAFGDVQLKWSKELQRSVLERGFNTEALNIYQFTPPHYYTPPYLTAEPEVTYHRLRPQDKFLVLASDGLWDMLSNEDVVRLVVGHLTEADQHKTDLAQRPANLGLMQSLLLQRKASGLHEADQNAATRLIRHAIGNNEYGEMEAERLAAMLTLPEDLARMYRDDITVTVVYFNSESIGAYYKGG, from the coding sequence ATGTCAAGTACTGTGTCCTACTGGATCTTAAATTCTACAAGGAACAGCATTGCCACACTGCAAGGGGGCAGACGCTTATACTCCAGGTATGTCTCAAATAGGAATAAATTAAAATGGAGGCTCTTTTCCCGGGTGCCACCCACCCTAAACAGTTCCCCATGTGGTGGCTTCACTCTGATCAAAGCCTACAGACACACATCAACAGAGGAAGATGATTTTCACTTGCAACTCAGCCCTGAGCAGATAAACGAAGTGCTTCGAGCTGGCGAATCAGCCCACAAGATTCTTGACCTTGAAAGCAGAGTTCCAAATTCAGTGTTGCGGTTTGAGAGCAACCAGCTGGCTGCCAATTCACCAGTGGAGGACCGGCGAGGTGTAGCCTCCTGCCTGCAAACCAATGGACTGATGTTTGGCATCTTCGATGGACATGGCGGTCATGCATGTGCCCAAGCAGTGAGTGAGAGGCTCTTCTACTATGTGGCAGTGTCCCTGATGTCCCACCAGACCCTGGAGCACATGGAGGGAGCTATGGAAAGCATGAAACCCTTGCTGCCCATCCTGCATTGGCTCAAGCACCCAGGGGACAGTATCTACAAGGATGTCACATCCGTGCATCTTGACCACCTCCGTGTCTATTGGCAGGAACTGCTTGACTTGCATATGGAAATGGGACTAAGCATTGAAGAAGCATTAATGTACTCCTTCCAGAGACTGGATTCTGACATCTCGCTGGAAATTCAGGCCCCTCTGGAAGATGAGGTGACAAGGAACCTGTCACTCCAGGTTGCTTTCTCTGGGGCAACAGCTTGCATGGCCCATGTTGATGGAATTCACTTGCACGTGGCAAATGCTGGTGACTGCCGAGCCATCCTTGGTGTCCAGGAGGACAATGGCATGTGGTCTTGTCTGCCCCTTACCTGTGACCACAATGCCTGGAACCAGGCCGAGCTGTCCCGGCTAAAGAGGGAGCACCCTGAGTCAGAGGACAGGACAATCATCATGGAGGACAGGCTGCTGGGCGTCCTCATCCCCTGCAGGGCCTTTGGGGATGTTCAGCTGAAGTGGAGCAAAGAGTTGCAGCGCAGCGTTCTGGAGAGGGGCTTCAATACTGAGGCCCTCAACATTTACCAGTTCACACCCCCACACTACTACACTCCACCCTACCTGACTGCTGAGCCTGAGGTCACATACCACAGGCTGAGGCCCCAGGATAAGTTCCTTGTGCTGGCCTCAGATGGCCTGTGGGACATGCTGAGCAATGAGGACGTGGTAAGGCTGGTAGTGGGGCACCTGACTGAGGCAGATCAGCACAAGACAGACCTGGCCCAGAGACCCGCCAACTTGGGGCTCATGCAGAGCCTGCTGCTGCAGAGGAAAGCCAGCGGGCTCCACGAGGCTGACCAAAATGCAGCCACGCGGCTGATCAGACATGCAATCGGGAACAATGAATAcggggagatggaggcagagcgGCTGGCGGCGATGCTGACATTGCCAGAGGACTTGGCGAGGATGTACAGGGATGATATCACTGTCACTGTGGTATATTTTAACTCAGAATCAATCGGTGCATATTACAAGGGGGGTTAA
- the PDP2 gene encoding pyruvate dehydrogenase [acetyl-transferring]-phosphatase 2, mitochondrial isoform X1: MRFKNILFLLKEHICWYSFRMSSTVSYWILNSTRNSIATLQGGRRLYSRYVSNRNKLKWRLFSRVPPTLNSSPCGGFTLIKAYRHTSTEEDDFHLQLSPEQINEVLRAGESAHKILDLESRVPNSVLRFESNQLAANSPVEDRRGVASCLQTNGLMFGIFDGHGGHACAQAVSERLFYYVAVSLMSHQTLEHMEGAMESMKPLLPILHWLKHPGDSIYKDVTSVHLDHLRVYWQELLDLHMEMGLSIEEALMYSFQRLDSDISLEIQAPLEDEVTRNLSLQVAFSGATACMAHVDGIHLHVANAGDCRAILGVQEDNGMWSCLPLTCDHNAWNQAELSRLKREHPESEDRTIIMEDRLLGVLIPCRAFGDVQLKWSKELQRSVLERGFNTEALNIYQFTPPHYYTPPYLTAEPEVTYHRLRPQDKFLVLASDGLWDMLSNEDVVRLVVGHLTEADQHKTDLAQRPANLGLMQSLLLQRKASGLHEADQNAATRLIRHAIGNNEYGEMEAERLAAMLTLPEDLARMYRDDITVTVVYFNSESIGAYYKGG, translated from the exons ATGAG gtttaaaaatatcctttttttgcTGAAGGAACACATTTGCTGGTATAGTTTCAGAATGTCAAGTACTGTGTCCTACTGGATCTTAAATTCTACAAGGAACAGCATTGCCACACTGCAAGGGGGCAGACGCTTATACTCCAGGTATGTCTCAAATAGGAATAAATTAAAATGGAGGCTCTTTTCCCGGGTGCCACCCACCCTAAACAGTTCCCCATGTGGTGGCTTCACTCTGATCAAAGCCTACAGACACACATCAACAGAGGAAGATGATTTTCACTTGCAACTCAGCCCTGAGCAGATAAACGAAGTGCTTCGAGCTGGCGAATCAGCCCACAAGATTCTTGACCTTGAAAGCAGAGTTCCAAATTCAGTGTTGCGGTTTGAGAGCAACCAGCTGGCTGCCAATTCACCAGTGGAGGACCGGCGAGGTGTAGCCTCCTGCCTGCAAACCAATGGACTGATGTTTGGCATCTTCGATGGACATGGCGGTCATGCATGTGCCCAAGCAGTGAGTGAGAGGCTCTTCTACTATGTGGCAGTGTCCCTGATGTCCCACCAGACCCTGGAGCACATGGAGGGAGCTATGGAAAGCATGAAACCCTTGCTGCCCATCCTGCATTGGCTCAAGCACCCAGGGGACAGTATCTACAAGGATGTCACATCCGTGCATCTTGACCACCTCCGTGTCTATTGGCAGGAACTGCTTGACTTGCATATGGAAATGGGACTAAGCATTGAAGAAGCATTAATGTACTCCTTCCAGAGACTGGATTCTGACATCTCGCTGGAAATTCAGGCCCCTCTGGAAGATGAGGTGACAAGGAACCTGTCACTCCAGGTTGCTTTCTCTGGGGCAACAGCTTGCATGGCCCATGTTGATGGAATTCACTTGCACGTGGCAAATGCTGGTGACTGCCGAGCCATCCTTGGTGTCCAGGAGGACAATGGCATGTGGTCTTGTCTGCCCCTTACCTGTGACCACAATGCCTGGAACCAGGCCGAGCTGTCCCGGCTAAAGAGGGAGCACCCTGAGTCAGAGGACAGGACAATCATCATGGAGGACAGGCTGCTGGGCGTCCTCATCCCCTGCAGGGCCTTTGGGGATGTTCAGCTGAAGTGGAGCAAAGAGTTGCAGCGCAGCGTTCTGGAGAGGGGCTTCAATACTGAGGCCCTCAACATTTACCAGTTCACACCCCCACACTACTACACTCCACCCTACCTGACTGCTGAGCCTGAGGTCACATACCACAGGCTGAGGCCCCAGGATAAGTTCCTTGTGCTGGCCTCAGATGGCCTGTGGGACATGCTGAGCAATGAGGACGTGGTAAGGCTGGTAGTGGGGCACCTGACTGAGGCAGATCAGCACAAGACAGACCTGGCCCAGAGACCCGCCAACTTGGGGCTCATGCAGAGCCTGCTGCTGCAGAGGAAAGCCAGCGGGCTCCACGAGGCTGACCAAAATGCAGCCACGCGGCTGATCAGACATGCAATCGGGAACAATGAATAcggggagatggaggcagagcgGCTGGCGGCGATGCTGACATTGCCAGAGGACTTGGCGAGGATGTACAGGGATGATATCACTGTCACTGTGGTATATTTTAACTCAGAATCAATCGGTGCATATTACAAGGGGGGTTAA
- the CDH16 gene encoding cadherin-16 isoform X2, whose translation MVPAWLWLLCVSVPQALPEAQPAELSVEIPENYGGNFPLYLTKLLLPREGAEGQIMLSGDSGKAAQGPFAMDPDSGFLLVTRALDREEQAEYQLQVTLETQDRRVLWGPQPVLVRVKDENDQVPQFSQAIYRAQLSQGTRPGIPFLFLEASDQDEPGTANSDLRFHILSQAPAQPSPDMFQLEPRQGALALSPKGSTSLDHALEKTYQLLVQVKDMGDQASGHQAIATVEVSIIENTWVPLEPIHLAENLKVLYPHHIAQVHWSGGDVHYRLESQPLGPFDVDAEGNLYVTRELDTEAQAEYVLQVWAQNSHGEDYAAPLELHVLVMDENDNVPVCPPRGPAVRIPELSPPGTEVTRLSAEDADAPGSPNSHIVYQLLSPESEDGVEGRAFQVDPTSGSVTLGALPLQAGQNILLLVLAMDLAGAEGGFSSTCEVEVEVTDINDHAPEFTTSQIGPISLPEDVEPGTLVAMLTATDADLEPAFRLMDFAIERGDTEGTFDLDWEPDSGRVGLRLCKNLSYEAAPSHKVVVVVRSVAELVGPGPGPGATATVTVLVERVMPPPKLDQERYEASVPISAPAGSLLLTIQSSDPISRSLRFSLVNDSEGWLCIEKVSGEVRTAQSLQGAQPGDTYTVLVEAQDTALTPAPVPSRYLCTPRQDHGVIVRGPSKDSDLASGHGPYSFALGPNPTVQRDWRLQTLNGSHAYLTLALHWVEPREHIIPVVVSHNAQMWQLLVRVIVCRCNVEGQCMRKVGRMKGMPTKLSAVGILVGTLLAIGIFLILIFTHWTLSRKKDLDQPADSVPLKATV comes from the exons ATGGTCCCTGCCTGGCTGTGGCTGCTTTGcgtctctgtcccccag GCTCTCCCGGAGGCCCAGCCTGCAGAGCTTTCTGTGGAAATTCCAGAAAACTATGGTGGAAATTTCCCTTTATACCTGACCAAG CTGCTGCTGCCCCGTGAGGGGGCTGAAGGCCAGATCATGCTGTCAGGGGACTCAGGCAAGGCAGCTCAGGGCCCATTTGCTATGGATCCAGATTCTGGCTTCCTGCTGGTGACCAGGGCCCTGGACCGAGAGGAGCAGGCAGAGTACCAGCTACAG GTCACCCTGGAGACACAGGATAGACGTGTCTTGTGGGGTCCACAGCCTGTGCTTGTGCGTGTGAAGGACGAGAATGACCAGGTGCCCCAATTCTCTCAAGCCATCTACAGAGCTCAGCTGAGCCAGGGCACCAGGCCTG GtatccccttcctcttccttgaGGCTTCAGACCAGGATGAGCCAGGCACAGCCAACTCAGATCTTCGGTTCCACATCCTGAGCCAGGCTCCAGCCCAGCCTTCCCCAGACATGTTCCAGCTGGAGCCTCGGCAGGGGGCTCTGGCCCTCAGCCCCAAGG GGAGCACCAGCCTTGATCACGCACTGGAGAAGACCTACCAGCTGTTGGTACAGGTCAAGGACATGGGCGACCAGGCCTCAGGCCACCAGGCCATTGCCACTGTGGAAGTCTCCATCATAGAGAACACCTGGGTGCCCCTAGAGCCTATTCACCTAGCAGAGAATCTCAAAGTCCTATACCCGCACCACATTGCCCAG GTACACTGGAGTGGGGGTGATGTGCACTATCGCCTGGAGAGCCAACCCCTGGGACCGTTTGATGTGGATGCAGAGGGAAACCTCTACGTGACCAGAGAGCTGGACACAGaagcccaggctgag TATGTGCTCCAGGTGTGGGCTCAGAATTCCCATGGCGAGGATTATGCGGCCCCTCTGGAGCTGCACGTGCTGGTGATGGATGAGAATGACAACGTGCCTGTCTGCCCTCCACGTGGCCCCGCAGTCAGAATCCCTGAGCTCAGCCCCCCAG GTACTGAAGTGACTAGACTGTCAGCAGAGGACGCAGATGCCCCAGGCTCCCCTAATTCCCACATTGTGTATCAGCTCCTGAGCCCTGAGTCTGAGGATGGGGTAGAGGGGAGAGCCTTCCAGGTGGACCCCACTTCAGGCAGTGTGACACTGGGGGCGCTCCCACTCCAAGCTGGCCAGAACATCCTGCTTTTGGTGCTGGCCATGGACCTGGCAGGCGCAGAGGGTG GCTTCAGCAGCACATGTGAGGTCGAAGTCGAAGTCACAGACATCAATGATCACGCCCCTGAGTTCACCACTTCCCAG aTTGGGCCTATAAGCCTCCCTGAGGATGTGGAGCCCGGGACTCTGGTGGCCATGCTCACGGCCACTGATGCTGACCTCGAGCCTGCCTTCCGCCTCATGGATTTTGCCATTGAGAGGGGGGACACAGAAGGGACCTTTGACCTGGATTGGGAGCCAGACTCTGGGCGTGTTGGACTCAGACTCTGCAAG AACCTCAGCTATGAGGCAGCTCCAAGTCacaaggtggtggtggtggtgcggAGTGTGGCAGAGCTGGTGgggccaggcccaggccctgGAGCCACGGCCACGGTGACTGTGCTGGTGGAGAGAGTGATGCCACCCCCCAAGTTGGACCAGGAACGCTACGAGGCCAGTGTCCCCATCAGTGCCCCAGCTGGCTCCCTCCTGCTGACCATCCAGTCCTCCGACCCCATCAGCCGATCCCTCAG GTTCTCCCTAGTCAATGACTCAGAGGGCTGGCTCTGCATTGAGAAGGTCTCCGGGGAGGTGCGTACTGCCCAGTCCCTGCAGGGCGCCCAGCCTGGGGACACCTACACAGTGCTCGTGGAGGCCCAGGATACAG CCCTGACTCCCGCCCCTGTGCCCTCCCGATACCTCTGCACGCCCCGCCAGGACCATGGCGTGATCGTGAGAGGACCCAGCAAGGACTCCGATCTGGCCAGTGGACACGGTCCCTACAGCTTTGCCCTTGGCCCCAACCCCACGGTGCAACGGGATTGGCGCCTCCAGACTCTCAATG GTTCCCATGCCTACCTCACCTTGGCCCTGCACTGGGTGGAGCCGCGTGAACACATCATCCCCGTGGTGGTCAGCCACAATGCCCAGATGTGGCAGCTCCTGGTTCGAG tGATCGTGTGTCGCTGCAATGTGGAGGGGCAGTGCATGCGCAAGGTGGGCCGCATGAAGGGCATGCCCACGAAGCTGTCGGCAGTGGGCATCCTTGTAGGCACCCTGTTAGCAATAG GAATCTTCCTCATCCTCATCTTCACCCACTGGACCCTGTCAAGGAAGAAGGACCTGGATCAACCAGCAGACAGCGTGCCACTGAAGGCAACCGTGTGA
- the CDH16 gene encoding cadherin-16 isoform X3 yields the protein MVPAWLWLLCVSVPQALPEAQPAELSVEIPENYGGNFPLYLTKLLLPREGAEGQIMLSGDSGKAAQGPFAMDPDSGFLLVTRALDREEQAEYQLQVTLETQDRRVLWGPQPVLVRVKDENDQASGHQAIATVEVSIIENTWVPLEPIHLAENLKVLYPHHIAQVHWSGGDVHYRLESQPLGPFDVDAEGNLYVTRELDTEAQAEYVLQVWAQNSHGEDYAAPLELHVLVMDENDNVPVCPPRGPAVRIPELSPPGTEVTRLSAEDADAPGSPNSHIVYQLLSPESEDGVEGRAFQVDPTSGSVTLGALPLQAGQNILLLVLAMDLAGAEGGFSSTCEVEVEVTDINDHAPEFTTSQIGPISLPEDVEPGTLVAMLTATDADLEPAFRLMDFAIERGDTEGTFDLDWEPDSGRVGLRLCKNLSYEAAPSHKVVVVVRSVAELVGPGPGPGATATVTVLVERVMPPPKLDQERYEASVPISAPAGSLLLTIQSSDPISRSLRFSLVNDSEGWLCIEKVSGEVRTAQSLQGAQPGDTYTVLVEAQDTDEPRLSTSASLVIHFLKAPPVPALTPAPVPSRYLCTPRQDHGVIVRGPSKDSDLASGHGPYSFALGPNPTVQRDWRLQTLNGSHAYLTLALHWVEPREHIIPVVVSHNAQMWQLLVRVIVCRCNVEGQCMRKVGRMKGMPTKLSAVGILVGTLLAIGIFLILIFTHWTLSRKKDLDQPADSVPLKATV from the exons ATGGTCCCTGCCTGGCTGTGGCTGCTTTGcgtctctgtcccccag GCTCTCCCGGAGGCCCAGCCTGCAGAGCTTTCTGTGGAAATTCCAGAAAACTATGGTGGAAATTTCCCTTTATACCTGACCAAG CTGCTGCTGCCCCGTGAGGGGGCTGAAGGCCAGATCATGCTGTCAGGGGACTCAGGCAAGGCAGCTCAGGGCCCATTTGCTATGGATCCAGATTCTGGCTTCCTGCTGGTGACCAGGGCCCTGGACCGAGAGGAGCAGGCAGAGTACCAGCTACAG GTCACCCTGGAGACACAGGATAGACGTGTCTTGTGGGGTCCACAGCCTGTGCTTGTGCGTGTGAAGGACGAGAATGACCAG GCCTCAGGCCACCAGGCCATTGCCACTGTGGAAGTCTCCATCATAGAGAACACCTGGGTGCCCCTAGAGCCTATTCACCTAGCAGAGAATCTCAAAGTCCTATACCCGCACCACATTGCCCAG GTACACTGGAGTGGGGGTGATGTGCACTATCGCCTGGAGAGCCAACCCCTGGGACCGTTTGATGTGGATGCAGAGGGAAACCTCTACGTGACCAGAGAGCTGGACACAGaagcccaggctgag TATGTGCTCCAGGTGTGGGCTCAGAATTCCCATGGCGAGGATTATGCGGCCCCTCTGGAGCTGCACGTGCTGGTGATGGATGAGAATGACAACGTGCCTGTCTGCCCTCCACGTGGCCCCGCAGTCAGAATCCCTGAGCTCAGCCCCCCAG GTACTGAAGTGACTAGACTGTCAGCAGAGGACGCAGATGCCCCAGGCTCCCCTAATTCCCACATTGTGTATCAGCTCCTGAGCCCTGAGTCTGAGGATGGGGTAGAGGGGAGAGCCTTCCAGGTGGACCCCACTTCAGGCAGTGTGACACTGGGGGCGCTCCCACTCCAAGCTGGCCAGAACATCCTGCTTTTGGTGCTGGCCATGGACCTGGCAGGCGCAGAGGGTG GCTTCAGCAGCACATGTGAGGTCGAAGTCGAAGTCACAGACATCAATGATCACGCCCCTGAGTTCACCACTTCCCAG aTTGGGCCTATAAGCCTCCCTGAGGATGTGGAGCCCGGGACTCTGGTGGCCATGCTCACGGCCACTGATGCTGACCTCGAGCCTGCCTTCCGCCTCATGGATTTTGCCATTGAGAGGGGGGACACAGAAGGGACCTTTGACCTGGATTGGGAGCCAGACTCTGGGCGTGTTGGACTCAGACTCTGCAAG AACCTCAGCTATGAGGCAGCTCCAAGTCacaaggtggtggtggtggtgcggAGTGTGGCAGAGCTGGTGgggccaggcccaggccctgGAGCCACGGCCACGGTGACTGTGCTGGTGGAGAGAGTGATGCCACCCCCCAAGTTGGACCAGGAACGCTACGAGGCCAGTGTCCCCATCAGTGCCCCAGCTGGCTCCCTCCTGCTGACCATCCAGTCCTCCGACCCCATCAGCCGATCCCTCAG GTTCTCCCTAGTCAATGACTCAGAGGGCTGGCTCTGCATTGAGAAGGTCTCCGGGGAGGTGCGTACTGCCCAGTCCCTGCAGGGCGCCCAGCCTGGGGACACCTACACAGTGCTCGTGGAGGCCCAGGATACAG ATGAGCCGAGACTGAGCACCTCTGCGTCCCTGGTGATCCACTTCCTGAAGGCCCCTCCTGTTCCAGCCCTGACTCCCGCCCCTGTGCCCTCCCGATACCTCTGCACGCCCCGCCAGGACCATGGCGTGATCGTGAGAGGACCCAGCAAGGACTCCGATCTGGCCAGTGGACACGGTCCCTACAGCTTTGCCCTTGGCCCCAACCCCACGGTGCAACGGGATTGGCGCCTCCAGACTCTCAATG GTTCCCATGCCTACCTCACCTTGGCCCTGCACTGGGTGGAGCCGCGTGAACACATCATCCCCGTGGTGGTCAGCCACAATGCCCAGATGTGGCAGCTCCTGGTTCGAG tGATCGTGTGTCGCTGCAATGTGGAGGGGCAGTGCATGCGCAAGGTGGGCCGCATGAAGGGCATGCCCACGAAGCTGTCGGCAGTGGGCATCCTTGTAGGCACCCTGTTAGCAATAG GAATCTTCCTCATCCTCATCTTCACCCACTGGACCCTGTCAAGGAAGAAGGACCTGGATCAACCAGCAGACAGCGTGCCACTGAAGGCAACCGTGTGA